The proteins below are encoded in one region of Puntigrus tetrazona isolate hp1 chromosome 5, ASM1883169v1, whole genome shotgun sequence:
- the kcnt1b gene encoding potassium channel subfamily T member 1 isoform X6 gives MAGAKRTESPSEIDPDAKTEARKSFEHIWLNSGVPVRTMGSFESDAGQRYTEEYSMDSTNAQVQVEFYVNENTFKERLKLFFIKNQRSSLRIRLFNLSLKLLTCLLYIIRVSLDDPTNQVTCARKHCTNITDALCSKACGNITTNLTADPTQINWELIFWVNRRVPVWAIQVTVALISFLQAMLLVYLSYKGNIWEQIFQISFIIEMINTVPFIITIFWPPLRNIFVPVFLNCWLAKSALENMINDLHRAIQRTHSAMFNQVLILICTLLCLVFTGACGIQHLERAGKNLTLFDALYFCIVTFSTVGYGDVTPRIWPSQLLVVIMICVALVVLPLQFEELAYLWMERQKSGGNYSRHRAQTEKHVVLCVTSLKIDLLMDFLNEFYAHPRLQDYYVVILCPSEMDIQVRRILQIPLWSQRVIYLQGSALKDQDLMRAKMDDAEACFILSSRNEVDRTAADHQTILRAWAVKDFAPNCPLYVQILKPENKFHVKFADHVVCEEEFKYAMLALNCVCPATSTLVTLLVHTSRGQEGQTSPEQWQRTYGRCSGNEVYHIRLMDSKFFGEYDGKSFTYASFHAHKKYGVCLIGTKREDNKSILLNPGPRHIMSATDTCYYINITKEENSAFIFKQEEKHSKGLSATGVYDAPSRLPVQSIIASMVDQSTSYGTVAIDLQNPDPPADSSKLTLPTENGAGSRRPSIAPVLEIADSSAILPCDLLSDPSEDETNQSDEEGAPALECIKGYPPNSPYIGSSPTLCHLLQQKAPFCCLRLDKGCRHNSFEDAKAYGFKNKLIIVSAETAGNGLYNFIVPLRAYYRPRKELNPIVLLLDNPPDNHFLEAICCFPMVYYMAGTIDNLDNLLQCGIIYADNLVVVDKESTMSAEEDYMADAKTIVNVQTMFRLFPSLSIITELTHPSNMRFMQFRAKDCYSLALSKLEKIERDKGSNLAFMFRLPFAAGRVFSISMLDTLLYQSFVKDYMILIARLLLGLDTTPGSGYLCAMKVTEEDLWIRTYGRLFQKLCSSSAEIPIGIYRTESHMFSSSEFKEVCKQSQVSVEDCEDPRDRRESWKEKTAHRNSTGSDQSEHPLLRKKSMQWARRLSRKNTKPPSRAERINQQRLNLYRRSERQELSELVKNRMKHLGLPTVGYEDVANLTASDVMNRVNLGYLQEGTYMTEGTAVAQTDEMNDNQNTLSYVLINPPPDTILELNDIVYIIRSDPLAHVPDNLPGAPAGPKLRQDYGPETRDETHL, from the exons GTACACAGAGGAGTACAGTATGGATTCAACTAATGCACA GGTGCAGGTGgaattttatgtaaatgaaaacacattcaAGGAGAGGTTGAAGCTCTTTTTCATCAAAAACCAAAGGTCAA GTCTCAGAATACGCCTCTTCAACCTCTCCTTGAAGTTGTTAACATGCCTCCTTTATATAATCAGAGTCTCCCTAGATGATCCAACTAACCAGGTCACATGTGCACG GAAACACTGCACGAACATTACAGATGCCCTTTGCAGCAAAGCCTGTGGCAACATCACAACAAACCTGACCGCAGATCCCACACAAATAAACTG GGAGTTAATATTTTGGGTGAATAGGAGAGTTCCTGTATGGGCGATACAG GTGACAGTGGCCTTAATTAGCTTCTTGCAAGCAATGCTTCTGGTGTATCTCAGCTACAAG gggAACATTTGGGAGCAGATTTTCCAAATCTCCTTTATCATTGAGATGATCAATACAGTGCCATTCATAATTACA ATCTTTTGGCCTCCACTGAGGAACATATTTGTTCCCGTGTTTCTTAATTGCTGGCTTGCCAAATCAGCGCTGGAGAACATGATT AACGATCTCCATCGTGCCATTCAACGCACACACTCTGCCATGTTCAACCAGGTCCTCATTCTGATCTGTACACTGCTCTGTCTGGTCTTTACTGG GGCTTGTGGGATTCAGCACCTCGAGCGGGCAGGGAAAAATCTCACCCTTTTCGACGCTTTATATTTCTGCATCGTCACCTTCTCGACTGTTGGGTATGGAGACGTCACACCCAGAATCTGGCCCTCTCAGCTACTCGTGGTCATCATGATCTGTGTGGCTCTGGTGGTGCTGCCATTACAG TTTGAAGAGTTGGCTTATCTTTGGATGGAGAGGCAGAAGTCAGGTGGAAACTACAGCAGACATCGTGCTCAGACAGAAAAACATGTGGTTCTATGCGTCACTTCACTCAAAATAGACCTGCTCATGGATTTTCTCAACGAGTTCTATGCCCACCCGAGACTGCAG GATTATTATGTGGTGATACTCTGTCCCTCTGAGATGGACATCCAGGTGCGGCGTATACTTCAGATCCCTCTGTGGTCTCAACGGGTCATCTACCTCCAAGGCTCTGCATTGAAGGACCAAGATCTGATGAGAGCCAA GATGGACGATGCAGAGGCATGCTTCATCCTCAGCAGCAGAAATGAAGTGGACCGCACTGCAGCT GATCATCAAACCATTCTGCGAGCGTGGGCCGTGAAGGACTTTGCTCCAAACTGTCCTCTGTATGTTCAGATTCTCAAACCCGAGAACAAATTCCATGTCAAATTTGCAG ATCATGTGGTGTGTGAGGAGGAATTCAAGTATGCCATGCTGGCCCTGAACTGTGTGTGTCCAGCCACTTCTACGCTGGTCACACTCCTGGTGCACACGTCCCGTGGACA GGAGGGACAGACGTCTCCAGAACAGTGGCAGAGGACGTATGGCCGTTGCTCTGGGAATGAAGTGTACCACATCCGTTTGATGGACAGCAAGTTCTTTGGCGAATATGACGGGAAGAGTTTTACTTATGCCTCCTTCCACGCACATAAAAA GTATGGCGTCTGTCTAATCGGCACAAAGAGAGAAGACAATAAGAGCATACTTCTGAACCCCGGCCCTCGCCACATCATGTCTGCCACAGACACCTGCTACTACATCAACATCACTAAAGAGGAGAACTCCGCCTTCATCTTCAAACAGGAGGAGAAGCACAGCAAAGGGCTATCGGCCACCGGCGTGTACGACGCTCCGTCCCGTCTCCCGGTGCAGAGCATCATCGCAAGCATGG TTGATCAGTCTACTTCATATG GAACTGTGGCCATTGACCTGCAGAACCCAGATCCCCCGGCCGACAGCAGTAAACTGACCCTGCCCACAGAGAACGGAGCCGGGAGCCGCAGACCCAGCATTGCCCCTGTGCTTGAGATCGCCGATTCCTCTGCAATCCTGCCTTGTGATCTTCTCAGTGACCCCTCGGAAGATGAGACCAACCAATCAGATGAGGAAGGAGCACCAGCCTTAGA GTGTATTAAAGGCTATCCCCCAAACTCTCCTTACATTGGAAGCTCTCCAACTCTTTGTCACCTTTTGCAACAAAAGGCACCATTTTGTTGCTTACGACTTGACAAG GGTTGTCGGCACAATAGCTTTGAAGATGCCAAAGCATACGGTTTCAAAAACAAGTTGATTATCGTTTCTGCTGAGACAGCGGGAAATGGCCTGTACAACTTCATAGTGCCGCTGCGTGCCTATTACCGACCCCGGAAGGAGCTGAATCCCATTGTGCTGCTGCTGGATAATCC GCCTGATAATCATTTTCTTGAAGCCATCTGCTGTTTCCCTATGGTGTACTACATGGCTGGTACTATTGACAA TTTGGATAACTTGCTGCAGTGTGGAATCATCTACGCTGATAATCTGGTGGTGGTGGATAAGGAGAGCACAATGAGTGCAGAGGAAGACTACATGGCAGACGCTAAAACCATAGTCAACGTGCAGACCATGTTCAG GTTGTTTCCTAGTCTCAGCATAATCACCGAGCTAACCCATCCTTCTAATATGAGATTCATGCAGTTTCGTGCCAAGGACTGCTACTCCCTGGCTCTCTCCAAACTCGAAAAG atagagagagataagGGCTCTAATCTGGCATTCATGTTCCGCCTCCCATTCGCTGCAGGCAGAGTGTTCAGTATTAGCATGCTGGATACTCTTCTTTACCAG TCTTTTGTGAAGGACTATATGATTTTGATCGCAAGACTCCTGCTCGGTCTAGACACCACCCCGGGCTCTGGCTACCTCTGTGCT ATGAAGGTAACAGAAGAGGACTTATGGATCCGGACGTACGGAAGACTATTCCAGAAGCTGTGCTCATCCAGCGCAGAAATTCCCATTGGGATATACCGCACTGAATCTCACATGTTCTCCTCCTCAGAG TTTAAGGAGGTTTGCAAGCAG TCTCAGGTGTCTGTGGAGGACTGTGAGGACCCGCGGGACCGCAGGGAATCCTGGAAAGAGAAAACCGCCCACAGAAACTCCACAGGGagcgaccaatcagagcaccCACTCCTGCGAAAGAAGAGCATGCAGTGGGCGAGACGGCTGAGCAGAAAAAACACCAAACCGCCCAGTCGAGCTGAACGCATCAATCAGCAGCGCCTGAACCTGTACCGGCGCTCGGAGAGACAGGAGCTGTCAGAGCTGGTGAAGAACCGCATGAAGCACTTAGGGCTGCCCACGGTGGGATACG AGGACGTAGCTAATTTAACCGCAAGTGATGTGATGAACCGAGTAAATCTAGGATATTTGCAAG AGGGTACTTACATGACAGAGGGTACTGCAG TGGCTCAAACAG ATGAAATGAATGATAATCAGAACACGTTGTCGTATGTGCTGATAAACCCTCCTCCGGACACCATTCTAGAGCTCAATGACATTGT
- the kcnt1b gene encoding potassium channel subfamily T member 1 isoform X5: MMGPRSQSQAEPSMTPPRRSSTAADRLPTETVQRNNSSNTGVILDISTLKMADVDSEVPPLPPRYRFRDLLLGDQSFQNDDRVQVEFYVNENTFKERLKLFFIKNQRSSLRIRLFNLSLKLLTCLLYIIRVSLDDPTNQVTCARKHCTNITDALCSKACGNITTNLTADPTQINWELIFWVNRRVPVWAIQVTVALISFLQAMLLVYLSYKGNIWEQIFQISFIIEMINTVPFIITIFWPPLRNIFVPVFLNCWLAKSALENMINDLHRAIQRTHSAMFNQVLILICTLLCLVFTGACGIQHLERAGKNLTLFDALYFCIVTFSTVGYGDVTPRIWPSQLLVVIMICVALVVLPLQFEELAYLWMERQKSGGNYSRHRAQTEKHVVLCVTSLKIDLLMDFLNEFYAHPRLQDYYVVILCPSEMDIQVRRILQIPLWSQRVIYLQGSALKDQDLMRAKMDDAEACFILSSRNEVDRTAADHQTILRAWAVKDFAPNCPLYVQILKPENKFHVKFADHVVCEEEFKYAMLALNCVCPATSTLVTLLVHTSRGQEGQTSPEQWQRTYGRCSGNEVYHIRLMDSKFFGEYDGKSFTYASFHAHKKYGVCLIGTKREDNKSILLNPGPRHIMSATDTCYYINITKEENSAFIFKQEEKHSKGLSATGVYDAPSRLPVQSIIASMVDQSTSYGTVAIDLQNPDPPADSSKLTLPTENGAGSRRPSIAPVLEIADSSAILPCDLLSDPSEDETNQSDEEGAPALECIKGYPPNSPYIGSSPTLCHLLQQKAPFCCLRLDKGCRHNSFEDAKAYGFKNKLIIVSAETAGNGLYNFIVPLRAYYRPRKELNPIVLLLDNPPDNHFLEAICCFPMVYYMAGTIDNLDNLLQCGIIYADNLVVVDKESTMSAEEDYMADAKTIVNVQTMFRLFPSLSIITELTHPSNMRFMQFRAKDCYSLALSKLEKIERDKGSNLAFMFRLPFAAGRVFSISMLDTLLYQSFVKDYMILIARLLLGLDTTPGSGYLCAMKVTEEDLWIRTYGRLFQKLCSSSAEIPIGIYRTESHMFSSSEFKEVCKQSQVSVEDCEDPRDRRESWKEKTAHRNSTGSDQSEHPLLRKKSMQWARRLSRKNTKPPSRAERINQQRLNLYRRSERQELSELVKNRMKHLGLPTVGYEDVANLTASDVMNRVNLGYLQDEMNDNQNTLSYVLINPPPDTILELNDIVYIIRSDPLAHVPDNLPGAPAGPKLRQDYGPETRDETHL; this comes from the exons GGTGCAGGTGgaattttatgtaaatgaaaacacattcaAGGAGAGGTTGAAGCTCTTTTTCATCAAAAACCAAAGGTCAA GTCTCAGAATACGCCTCTTCAACCTCTCCTTGAAGTTGTTAACATGCCTCCTTTATATAATCAGAGTCTCCCTAGATGATCCAACTAACCAGGTCACATGTGCACG GAAACACTGCACGAACATTACAGATGCCCTTTGCAGCAAAGCCTGTGGCAACATCACAACAAACCTGACCGCAGATCCCACACAAATAAACTG GGAGTTAATATTTTGGGTGAATAGGAGAGTTCCTGTATGGGCGATACAG GTGACAGTGGCCTTAATTAGCTTCTTGCAAGCAATGCTTCTGGTGTATCTCAGCTACAAG gggAACATTTGGGAGCAGATTTTCCAAATCTCCTTTATCATTGAGATGATCAATACAGTGCCATTCATAATTACA ATCTTTTGGCCTCCACTGAGGAACATATTTGTTCCCGTGTTTCTTAATTGCTGGCTTGCCAAATCAGCGCTGGAGAACATGATT AACGATCTCCATCGTGCCATTCAACGCACACACTCTGCCATGTTCAACCAGGTCCTCATTCTGATCTGTACACTGCTCTGTCTGGTCTTTACTGG GGCTTGTGGGATTCAGCACCTCGAGCGGGCAGGGAAAAATCTCACCCTTTTCGACGCTTTATATTTCTGCATCGTCACCTTCTCGACTGTTGGGTATGGAGACGTCACACCCAGAATCTGGCCCTCTCAGCTACTCGTGGTCATCATGATCTGTGTGGCTCTGGTGGTGCTGCCATTACAG TTTGAAGAGTTGGCTTATCTTTGGATGGAGAGGCAGAAGTCAGGTGGAAACTACAGCAGACATCGTGCTCAGACAGAAAAACATGTGGTTCTATGCGTCACTTCACTCAAAATAGACCTGCTCATGGATTTTCTCAACGAGTTCTATGCCCACCCGAGACTGCAG GATTATTATGTGGTGATACTCTGTCCCTCTGAGATGGACATCCAGGTGCGGCGTATACTTCAGATCCCTCTGTGGTCTCAACGGGTCATCTACCTCCAAGGCTCTGCATTGAAGGACCAAGATCTGATGAGAGCCAA GATGGACGATGCAGAGGCATGCTTCATCCTCAGCAGCAGAAATGAAGTGGACCGCACTGCAGCT GATCATCAAACCATTCTGCGAGCGTGGGCCGTGAAGGACTTTGCTCCAAACTGTCCTCTGTATGTTCAGATTCTCAAACCCGAGAACAAATTCCATGTCAAATTTGCAG ATCATGTGGTGTGTGAGGAGGAATTCAAGTATGCCATGCTGGCCCTGAACTGTGTGTGTCCAGCCACTTCTACGCTGGTCACACTCCTGGTGCACACGTCCCGTGGACA GGAGGGACAGACGTCTCCAGAACAGTGGCAGAGGACGTATGGCCGTTGCTCTGGGAATGAAGTGTACCACATCCGTTTGATGGACAGCAAGTTCTTTGGCGAATATGACGGGAAGAGTTTTACTTATGCCTCCTTCCACGCACATAAAAA GTATGGCGTCTGTCTAATCGGCACAAAGAGAGAAGACAATAAGAGCATACTTCTGAACCCCGGCCCTCGCCACATCATGTCTGCCACAGACACCTGCTACTACATCAACATCACTAAAGAGGAGAACTCCGCCTTCATCTTCAAACAGGAGGAGAAGCACAGCAAAGGGCTATCGGCCACCGGCGTGTACGACGCTCCGTCCCGTCTCCCGGTGCAGAGCATCATCGCAAGCATGG TTGATCAGTCTACTTCATATG GAACTGTGGCCATTGACCTGCAGAACCCAGATCCCCCGGCCGACAGCAGTAAACTGACCCTGCCCACAGAGAACGGAGCCGGGAGCCGCAGACCCAGCATTGCCCCTGTGCTTGAGATCGCCGATTCCTCTGCAATCCTGCCTTGTGATCTTCTCAGTGACCCCTCGGAAGATGAGACCAACCAATCAGATGAGGAAGGAGCACCAGCCTTAGA GTGTATTAAAGGCTATCCCCCAAACTCTCCTTACATTGGAAGCTCTCCAACTCTTTGTCACCTTTTGCAACAAAAGGCACCATTTTGTTGCTTACGACTTGACAAG GGTTGTCGGCACAATAGCTTTGAAGATGCCAAAGCATACGGTTTCAAAAACAAGTTGATTATCGTTTCTGCTGAGACAGCGGGAAATGGCCTGTACAACTTCATAGTGCCGCTGCGTGCCTATTACCGACCCCGGAAGGAGCTGAATCCCATTGTGCTGCTGCTGGATAATCC GCCTGATAATCATTTTCTTGAAGCCATCTGCTGTTTCCCTATGGTGTACTACATGGCTGGTACTATTGACAA TTTGGATAACTTGCTGCAGTGTGGAATCATCTACGCTGATAATCTGGTGGTGGTGGATAAGGAGAGCACAATGAGTGCAGAGGAAGACTACATGGCAGACGCTAAAACCATAGTCAACGTGCAGACCATGTTCAG GTTGTTTCCTAGTCTCAGCATAATCACCGAGCTAACCCATCCTTCTAATATGAGATTCATGCAGTTTCGTGCCAAGGACTGCTACTCCCTGGCTCTCTCCAAACTCGAAAAG atagagagagataagGGCTCTAATCTGGCATTCATGTTCCGCCTCCCATTCGCTGCAGGCAGAGTGTTCAGTATTAGCATGCTGGATACTCTTCTTTACCAG TCTTTTGTGAAGGACTATATGATTTTGATCGCAAGACTCCTGCTCGGTCTAGACACCACCCCGGGCTCTGGCTACCTCTGTGCT ATGAAGGTAACAGAAGAGGACTTATGGATCCGGACGTACGGAAGACTATTCCAGAAGCTGTGCTCATCCAGCGCAGAAATTCCCATTGGGATATACCGCACTGAATCTCACATGTTCTCCTCCTCAGAG TTTAAGGAGGTTTGCAAGCAG TCTCAGGTGTCTGTGGAGGACTGTGAGGACCCGCGGGACCGCAGGGAATCCTGGAAAGAGAAAACCGCCCACAGAAACTCCACAGGGagcgaccaatcagagcaccCACTCCTGCGAAAGAAGAGCATGCAGTGGGCGAGACGGCTGAGCAGAAAAAACACCAAACCGCCCAGTCGAGCTGAACGCATCAATCAGCAGCGCCTGAACCTGTACCGGCGCTCGGAGAGACAGGAGCTGTCAGAGCTGGTGAAGAACCGCATGAAGCACTTAGGGCTGCCCACGGTGGGATACG AGGACGTAGCTAATTTAACCGCAAGTGATGTGATGAACCGAGTAAATCTAGGATATTTGCAAG ATGAAATGAATGATAATCAGAACACGTTGTCGTATGTGCTGATAAACCCTCCTCCGGACACCATTCTAGAGCTCAATGACATTGT
- the kcnt1b gene encoding potassium channel subfamily T member 1 isoform X3, with protein MMGPRSQSQAEPSMTPPRRSSTAADRLPTETVQRNNSSNTGVILDISTLKMADVDSEVPPLPPRYRFRDLLLGDQSFQNDDRVQVEFYVNENTFKERLKLFFIKNQRSSLRIRLFNLSLKLLTCLLYIIRVSLDDPTNQVTCARKHCTNITDALCSKACGNITTNLTADPTQINWELIFWVNRRVPVWAIQVTVALISFLQAMLLVYLSYKGNIWEQIFQISFIIEMINTVPFIITIFWPPLRNIFVPVFLNCWLAKSALENMINDLHRAIQRTHSAMFNQVLILICTLLCLVFTGACGIQHLERAGKNLTLFDALYFCIVTFSTVGYGDVTPRIWPSQLLVVIMICVALVVLPLQFEELAYLWMERQKSGGNYSRHRAQTEKHVVLCVTSLKIDLLMDFLNEFYAHPRLQDYYVVILCPSEMDIQVRRILQIPLWSQRVIYLQGSALKDQDLMRAKMDDAEACFILSSRNEVDRTAADHQTILRAWAVKDFAPNCPLYVQILKPENKFHVKFADHVVCEEEFKYAMLALNCVCPATSTLVTLLVHTSRGQEGQTSPEQWQRTYGRCSGNEVYHIRLMDSKFFGEYDGKSFTYASFHAHKKYGVCLIGTKREDNKSILLNPGPRHIMSATDTCYYINITKEENSAFIFKQEEKHSKGLSATGVYDAPSRLPVQSIIASMGTVAIDLQNPDPPADSSKLTLPTENGAGSRRPSIAPVLEIADSSAILPCDLLSDPSEDETNQSDEEGAPALECIKGYPPNSPYIGSSPTLCHLLQQKAPFCCLRLDKGCRHNSFEDAKAYGFKNKLIIVSAETAGNGLYNFIVPLRAYYRPRKELNPIVLLLDNPPDNHFLEAICCFPMVYYMAGTIDNLDNLLQCGIIYADNLVVVDKESTMSAEEDYMADAKTIVNVQTMFRLFPSLSIITELTHPSNMRFMQFRAKDCYSLALSKLEKIERDKGSNLAFMFRLPFAAGRVFSISMLDTLLYQSFVKDYMILIARLLLGLDTTPGSGYLCAMKVTEEDLWIRTYGRLFQKLCSSSAEIPIGIYRTESHMFSSSEFKEVCKQSQVSVEDCEDPRDRRESWKEKTAHRNSTGSDQSEHPLLRKKSMQWARRLSRKNTKPPSRAERINQQRLNLYRRSERQELSELVKNRMKHLGLPTVGYEDVANLTASDVMNRVNLGYLQEGTYMTEGTAVAQTDEMNDNQNTLSYVLINPPPDTILELNDIVYIIRSDPLAHVPDNLPGAPAGPKLRQDYGPETRDETHL; from the exons GGTGCAGGTGgaattttatgtaaatgaaaacacattcaAGGAGAGGTTGAAGCTCTTTTTCATCAAAAACCAAAGGTCAA GTCTCAGAATACGCCTCTTCAACCTCTCCTTGAAGTTGTTAACATGCCTCCTTTATATAATCAGAGTCTCCCTAGATGATCCAACTAACCAGGTCACATGTGCACG GAAACACTGCACGAACATTACAGATGCCCTTTGCAGCAAAGCCTGTGGCAACATCACAACAAACCTGACCGCAGATCCCACACAAATAAACTG GGAGTTAATATTTTGGGTGAATAGGAGAGTTCCTGTATGGGCGATACAG GTGACAGTGGCCTTAATTAGCTTCTTGCAAGCAATGCTTCTGGTGTATCTCAGCTACAAG gggAACATTTGGGAGCAGATTTTCCAAATCTCCTTTATCATTGAGATGATCAATACAGTGCCATTCATAATTACA ATCTTTTGGCCTCCACTGAGGAACATATTTGTTCCCGTGTTTCTTAATTGCTGGCTTGCCAAATCAGCGCTGGAGAACATGATT AACGATCTCCATCGTGCCATTCAACGCACACACTCTGCCATGTTCAACCAGGTCCTCATTCTGATCTGTACACTGCTCTGTCTGGTCTTTACTGG GGCTTGTGGGATTCAGCACCTCGAGCGGGCAGGGAAAAATCTCACCCTTTTCGACGCTTTATATTTCTGCATCGTCACCTTCTCGACTGTTGGGTATGGAGACGTCACACCCAGAATCTGGCCCTCTCAGCTACTCGTGGTCATCATGATCTGTGTGGCTCTGGTGGTGCTGCCATTACAG TTTGAAGAGTTGGCTTATCTTTGGATGGAGAGGCAGAAGTCAGGTGGAAACTACAGCAGACATCGTGCTCAGACAGAAAAACATGTGGTTCTATGCGTCACTTCACTCAAAATAGACCTGCTCATGGATTTTCTCAACGAGTTCTATGCCCACCCGAGACTGCAG GATTATTATGTGGTGATACTCTGTCCCTCTGAGATGGACATCCAGGTGCGGCGTATACTTCAGATCCCTCTGTGGTCTCAACGGGTCATCTACCTCCAAGGCTCTGCATTGAAGGACCAAGATCTGATGAGAGCCAA GATGGACGATGCAGAGGCATGCTTCATCCTCAGCAGCAGAAATGAAGTGGACCGCACTGCAGCT GATCATCAAACCATTCTGCGAGCGTGGGCCGTGAAGGACTTTGCTCCAAACTGTCCTCTGTATGTTCAGATTCTCAAACCCGAGAACAAATTCCATGTCAAATTTGCAG ATCATGTGGTGTGTGAGGAGGAATTCAAGTATGCCATGCTGGCCCTGAACTGTGTGTGTCCAGCCACTTCTACGCTGGTCACACTCCTGGTGCACACGTCCCGTGGACA GGAGGGACAGACGTCTCCAGAACAGTGGCAGAGGACGTATGGCCGTTGCTCTGGGAATGAAGTGTACCACATCCGTTTGATGGACAGCAAGTTCTTTGGCGAATATGACGGGAAGAGTTTTACTTATGCCTCCTTCCACGCACATAAAAA GTATGGCGTCTGTCTAATCGGCACAAAGAGAGAAGACAATAAGAGCATACTTCTGAACCCCGGCCCTCGCCACATCATGTCTGCCACAGACACCTGCTACTACATCAACATCACTAAAGAGGAGAACTCCGCCTTCATCTTCAAACAGGAGGAGAAGCACAGCAAAGGGCTATCGGCCACCGGCGTGTACGACGCTCCGTCCCGTCTCCCGGTGCAGAGCATCATCGCAAGCATGG GAACTGTGGCCATTGACCTGCAGAACCCAGATCCCCCGGCCGACAGCAGTAAACTGACCCTGCCCACAGAGAACGGAGCCGGGAGCCGCAGACCCAGCATTGCCCCTGTGCTTGAGATCGCCGATTCCTCTGCAATCCTGCCTTGTGATCTTCTCAGTGACCCCTCGGAAGATGAGACCAACCAATCAGATGAGGAAGGAGCACCAGCCTTAGA GTGTATTAAAGGCTATCCCCCAAACTCTCCTTACATTGGAAGCTCTCCAACTCTTTGTCACCTTTTGCAACAAAAGGCACCATTTTGTTGCTTACGACTTGACAAG GGTTGTCGGCACAATAGCTTTGAAGATGCCAAAGCATACGGTTTCAAAAACAAGTTGATTATCGTTTCTGCTGAGACAGCGGGAAATGGCCTGTACAACTTCATAGTGCCGCTGCGTGCCTATTACCGACCCCGGAAGGAGCTGAATCCCATTGTGCTGCTGCTGGATAATCC GCCTGATAATCATTTTCTTGAAGCCATCTGCTGTTTCCCTATGGTGTACTACATGGCTGGTACTATTGACAA TTTGGATAACTTGCTGCAGTGTGGAATCATCTACGCTGATAATCTGGTGGTGGTGGATAAGGAGAGCACAATGAGTGCAGAGGAAGACTACATGGCAGACGCTAAAACCATAGTCAACGTGCAGACCATGTTCAG GTTGTTTCCTAGTCTCAGCATAATCACCGAGCTAACCCATCCTTCTAATATGAGATTCATGCAGTTTCGTGCCAAGGACTGCTACTCCCTGGCTCTCTCCAAACTCGAAAAG atagagagagataagGGCTCTAATCTGGCATTCATGTTCCGCCTCCCATTCGCTGCAGGCAGAGTGTTCAGTATTAGCATGCTGGATACTCTTCTTTACCAG TCTTTTGTGAAGGACTATATGATTTTGATCGCAAGACTCCTGCTCGGTCTAGACACCACCCCGGGCTCTGGCTACCTCTGTGCT ATGAAGGTAACAGAAGAGGACTTATGGATCCGGACGTACGGAAGACTATTCCAGAAGCTGTGCTCATCCAGCGCAGAAATTCCCATTGGGATATACCGCACTGAATCTCACATGTTCTCCTCCTCAGAG TTTAAGGAGGTTTGCAAGCAG TCTCAGGTGTCTGTGGAGGACTGTGAGGACCCGCGGGACCGCAGGGAATCCTGGAAAGAGAAAACCGCCCACAGAAACTCCACAGGGagcgaccaatcagagcaccCACTCCTGCGAAAGAAGAGCATGCAGTGGGCGAGACGGCTGAGCAGAAAAAACACCAAACCGCCCAGTCGAGCTGAACGCATCAATCAGCAGCGCCTGAACCTGTACCGGCGCTCGGAGAGACAGGAGCTGTCAGAGCTGGTGAAGAACCGCATGAAGCACTTAGGGCTGCCCACGGTGGGATACG AGGACGTAGCTAATTTAACCGCAAGTGATGTGATGAACCGAGTAAATCTAGGATATTTGCAAG AGGGTACTTACATGACAGAGGGTACTGCAG TGGCTCAAACAG ATGAAATGAATGATAATCAGAACACGTTGTCGTATGTGCTGATAAACCCTCCTCCGGACACCATTCTAGAGCTCAATGACATTGT